The nucleotide sequence cagtgtggacggagggtcaaaacaaagagaaaaagcttcagttacagacTTATCGGGTCTAGTGTGTCGTAGCATCAGATTCTTTTCTGGCACATTCAATCATCAAACAGTAGATTAGCAGTTAATATTTACAGTTGAGCAAGTTATTATGCATCTCTAAGGTGTCTACTATACATTCAAAGCaaacaggtttgggcccctttgATTCTGAAAAGAATACCTAATTCCCGCATGTTTAACTTTAATTACGTATCATTCAATGTTTAGTCAGGAGTAGTGTATCTTATAGTCATACGTTTTGGTACTATGCCATAGCAAACAAGAAATTGAATATAATCACAGGCACCCTCCAGGTTACATAATGCTTCCATTCCTGGGAGCTGCCTGTATGCCTATCTCTCCATAAGTCAGAAATGTACATTTTTCTATAGTAACCCCGATCACCATCACTCTCACCATCTggaattggggtgggggggggggtggtgttgctACTGCACAGAATTGAAGTAAGTTGccaagagttgtaaaattagtcagctccatcaagggcactagcctcaatagtatccaggacatcttcaaggagtgttaCTTCAAAAatgaggcatccatcattaaggacccctaccacctaggtcatgccttcttctcattgctaccatcaggaaggaggtacaagagcctgaagccacacactcaacaattcaggaacagtttcttcccctctgccattcgatttctaaatggacactgaacccatgaacactacctcactagtttattatttctgttttgcactacttaatttaactattttatatataagaacataagaaacaggagcaggagtcggtcATTTGGCcggtcaagcctgctccgccattcaataagatcatggccaatctgacagtggactcatctccacctacctgctttttccccataacccttaatttcctaTATTATGCAAACATATATCCAACCTTGTCATAAATATATTTATAAgtactgaggtagcttccactgtttcattgggcagagaattccacagcaccacttctgggaaaagcagttccccttcatctccatcctaaatctactcccccgattCTTGAGGCTATGCCTCCTAGTTCTTAGTATATTTATATATACTATAATTCACaggtttttttctatattatcatgtattgcattgtgctgctgccgcaaagttaacagatttcacgacatgaaattctgattctgatgatatGCTGCTCCTTGAGAGTGGAGCTTGGCTCCTAAATCAGCAAAGATCAGAAAAAGGGTGAAATATGGTGGAAATCAAAGGTGGTAGCCTGGAATGAGATAAATATGCTGAGCGTGACTGTGAACCCTGAACTGCAGAGGCAAAACAGCAAAGATCAAATGAGGTTGTAGGAGGCCAGAAGTATTACTCAGTACAAATGAAGATTATTTTGtttgttggaggtcaatcattcTATCACTCCAGTTGCTCagggaaatgatcaacttcaacAGCTTCATTAATGATCTTCCTTTGTTTAATGATGGTTACACAATGTTCAATCCTGTTCCTAACGAATGGAGCAGTCTCACGTTGCATGCAGCAAAACCTGGACAACATTCCAGTGTGGCAAGTGACTTTCACACTACAGAGGTCTCAGGCACCAACCTGTCACGGTCAGTGCCTACAGAAGTCtgaacccaggtgcggaggaacagCAGACATAGAAGacatagagacagaaacaagagtttatCGCCTACTCATGCCCACTGGTTGtttgatgttatgtcatgtttaaatttagagaagattaggTGTTCTATTTCTATACCTAGACCAGACTTTTTCACATTATGGGGACCTTTTTGGAACTGCTTTCACAATCTTTGACTTGTTCAGCAATGATGATGGCTACTATTTGTTTGAATTTACATCTATTTGTccaaattattttttcttttcttttaaccaaacagctgtttttttctcttttttgttgtTATGGGGTTTTGATTTTGCTTTAGATTAGAATAAAATATACCTTTTCAATATTATGGTTAATTATTATACATAGATATGGGACATTTTAACCTTGTTTCTGTTTCCACCATATCATAATGTATTTTGTATTTGTCTATGCaagtaattaataaaaatattgaaaaagaaagaaacaggAGTTTATTCATAGGAATTCCATAAAACGTTGGTGGTTTGACCGAGCAACACTGCAAGACAAATCATTCTGGAAACACGTGAGAACCCTGCTAACAGTGACAATTGGGAGttcactttaaataatcacagtttGCTGCAAACCCATGCCATTCAAAATGAACTTGACAAGGTTAAGCAGAAAGCACACAAGGGCTTAACAACTCTAGATaagacaacaattaacaaatacagGTGCCAGGCTAATGACACCAATCATCCCCATCAAGAATCTAACCACTTACCATTATTATTCAATGGGATTACCATTGTGTGTTACATCATCAAAAGCCCGGGTTAGACAGAGGAATATGATTGAACTGAAATTCAACTTTATCAGCTACAAAGCATAAAACTATTGAGAGAAAAATACAGAAGCTAGGGATAACTCATGTGCTTCAGTGAGGTGTGCACATgtgatgtggtggtgtaatgacgtatgccattcacatacttttacatataacccataatgaattatgtgaacactaaagaaagcttaatcaaacaatatatttacaagattactcagatattactgaaatattaaatacacaatatctATAACAGCAGGTTGGGCATCCTTCAGCAATTGACTCACCTCCTGACATCCCAAGGTCTTTCTGCCTTCTACAAAGAATAAATCACAAATGCAGTAGAATTTACCTAGATGAGTGCAGTGTCAATTCTCAAGAAGCTCAACACCAGCCAGAAAAAAGCATCCAAATTGATAGTTCCATCATTCAATCACTATAATCATTAATTCCCTCCAATATACAATGGTTACAGTGCATACCATCTCCAAACCGGTGTAGTTACCTAGGCTGCTATCATGGCACCTCCAAACATTGATTCTATCAGTAGGAAAGCCAATGTCAACCAAAGGAAAACCACCATCCAAGTTGTCCTGCAAGTCACATACCTACATCACCAGTTTTTCTTCATTATTGGGTCTAAATCATGAAGATCTCAGCCCAACAACTCTATAAAAACATCTTTTCTGGAAGAACTGTTTAGTTCTCGATAGATGTTTACAACTATCTTCTAAAGAGCAATCAGAAATGGGGAATTTCTAATTTTTTTCAAAAACCTTCCTTCAAATCCCAGAGAATGAATGCAAAATGCAATTCAGTTTGAATATATAACCTCAGAAATGGCAATATTTCAAAGGAATTGGggctataaggaaagattgaataggttaagatttTATTCCTGGACcttagaagattaaggggagatttgatagaggtatacaaaattataaggggtatgcTATagatgggtaaatgcaagcaggctttatccactgaggttggatgggactacaaagagaggtcatgggttaagggtgaaaggagataAGTTTAAGAAAAGCTtgtggggaaatttcttcactcagaggttcgtgcgagtgtggaacgaacCGTCAGCATGAGTGGTGCatacgagctcaatttcaacattttagggaggtttggataggtgcatggatggtagtggtatggaggtctatggtccagatgcaggtcactgGAAGAAGGCAGGTTAAATCAAtcggcatggtctagatgggccaagCAACCTGTGTTTTATGCAGTACTTTTTCTATGACTTTAGATAAACCTGGTTGCTCTCCATGTAGTGAACAGACATACTTCAAGTCAGTGATGACAAGAATCTCACTGGAAATTAAATTTACATCTAAcgccctgttttttttttaagacaAATGCTACTGAAAATTAATGTCCTATGGAACAGTGAGTAATTTAATTTCCCAACAGGCATCAAGAAACTCACCTATATACAAAGGTTGAGTTGATTTTTAATAAGACAGCACAATTCTTTTTGGAGTTGTATTAGCATTGTGTGGTCTCAATAGCTAATATGTTCTACTGTATTCTCATCAGCTTGCATATTTATAGAGAAGATCAATGTCTGCTGAAGACATTTAGATTTTTAATTGTAAGCTAAGCTTTTTGACCAAGTGAGAAGAGCTTGGAACCTCTGGAAGATATAACAAATAAATTCCCTAAGAGTTACATTTGCTGGACTTGCACCCAAGGACTGGAGGATAACATGCACAACTTAAAGGGAGGGTTGCATTAGAATTGAGTTGCTCTGTTTCCAAcctggcaaccaaccagacaaTGAGGAagcctttggggggggggggtgtggggaagCCTGTAGTTCAAGAGAGAGacatcagaatcactttattgccagtatgtgaaacataaCAGAACTGTGGTTTGGGTGACAGACTTAGAACGCAGGGCgataccataacagacaacacaatagcaaccaacaacTTACAAGATAATTAAATTACAAAATATACAAGAaaagttaaataaatgtgaacatacgAACAGAtacaataattatcaacagaacaaggataGTGGGAAAGACCATTTAACAATGGTGTGCAGGGACATTTAGGGTATTATActtgagtgagttttgttgagaaagaagcttcagagatgATGTGTCatcctggtggtgatggacttgtggcgtctccctgatggcaatttgGTGAACAGGTGACCGCTTGGGTGGGTGGAGTCAGCAGTAATTTATTTTCAGCTCTTTTCTTGGCTCTGGTGATGAACGGGTCTTTTAATGTTGGTAGCTGAGAGCCAATGTTCTTCTCCGTTGTGCAAGGAGATGGCGCCAGCGAGCAACACTACTACAGGTGACATCCGCTAGGTGATCCACAAAACTGTTTCTTCCACTTCCACATATTCTTTTtcctttcaaatgtggttctatttacgttggagcctgtgatctttTTGATGGCGTGCTTTCAGGCAGTTGAGCGGTCTGGCGCTTTGCTATCTCCAAGGATGTTCCGGGAGGCGAGCAGGCTTGAGGCCAAGAAGCTTAGAGATGgggcgtgagcccatgatcaactctaTTTCCTACCGATCTCGCTGAATAAAGCATCAAGGAAGAAAGAAACGATCAAGGCAAGTGTGGAAGATGAGCGACTGTTCAGCCATCGTCGACTagcctctcgctcactgctgccagaggaaggtgtctgcatatgacagtcactctctccctctcactgatgCTCCCAAGGGAAGGACCCTGCAGTCggatggtctctctctccctccatgcTGTCCGAGGATGGCACCGAATTAATGGCTTTGCAGTCAGTGGATTGGACTGGTCACTCCTTTCTCTGTTGCTATTTTTGGGTGACTTTGAATTGGGACgtcctgcagataatgaacactgagcagaACTGAATACGGACTCTTCaattttttgtgttttatattctgcgtTTTCACTCATTTTATCTTGttgctgtttgcgtgatttgttttttggCGTGTGGAGTGTTGACGCTCTTGTtgccatttgcgcaatttgtttcTTTGCgcatggggggggggttgatgtttttctttgaacaagctccgtggttttctttgttttgtggatgtctgtggggaagacaaatctcagggtttgtACACGGCATACGTACCTCGATAATAAATGCGCTTTGAATCCTTTGACCACTTGCTGAAACCTGgacttggagagggaggaggcatGGGGAATTGAATCACTGAGAGTAATATTCAACAATCCAGAAGAATACGCTGAGCAGTGCGTAAAAGAGCAAAGGAAGAAGGTCAGAGGTGGTGTTGTAAAAAGGAGCCATGTCAGGTTAAGCATTATCATTATTGGAAGCAGAGCCCAAGAAGGACAAAACAGACTGAGGCAGATTTGCTTGTAAGCCTGGGGAATAAATTACTGCTTCCTTTTGCCCACCAGGATTACTGGAAACATCTATTTTTGGGTTTTTACAGTTTACCTCTACCTTGAATTGCTCTGGACTATCAGCTAGTAATTCCAAATTAATGACAAAATGTATGCTGCAAGTCTTATTTAAGTATTGTAATTAGAGTGCAGCCTTCCAGAGAAATTATTTTGGCCAAAGCCAAACTTTTTGTAACTAAATCAAGTAGATATGGTCATTACCAGTTGCGGTCTAAATTGTTAAATGTTTCTCAATTTTAACTATTTAACCACTTTCCTCTGAATTGAACGAAGAATATTATAGCTTTAATTATTGGCAAGTGGTTTCAGTCCCAAGGTTAGGCTGGAGAAATGTTTCttaaggcaaaagaggtggagaggAACCTTGACGGTAATGCACAGGATCATGATGAAGCTACATAGTACAAATAGAGACAAATTATTCCCAGTGTAGTATGGCTGAATGATAAGGGGTTTTGGTTttaatgtgaagagcaaaaggtaCAGAACTGATGACCTGGCACACTCAGCCTTTAAATGCAATGGAAACGGGGTCAATCAGTCCTTTCAAAGGGTATTTGAATACACATTTAATTGTATTGGCTCTGATGAAAGAACGCAGCAATGGAACCGAATATTTTGCTCTTCAGGGAGTGGATGGGGGCAATTGGCTGCCTTCTGCACTTATGATTATATAATGTGATTTTGATATTGCAGGGCTGACCAAATTACACATTATAAAAAAAGTTTTCAGGCATATTTATCtgcacatccatttaaaacagagatgggaAGAAATTTCCTTAGCCAAGGGGGTGGTGAATTTCCAGAAAGtattaccataggcagctgtggaggccaggttgttgggtgtacttaaggcagagcttaataggttcttgattggacacagcatcaaaggtgaCGGGGGCggggaaggctggggagtggggctgaggagggaagaaagggatcagccatgattgaatggcagagtagtctcgaagggcctaattctgcccctatgtcttattgtcttatggtgtAACCTGCATGTTACTTTGCTGGGTTTTGATTGTGAAGTGCTGCCAAAGGTAGAGTGCTGTCATTGTATCTACCAATAATGCATTCACCATTATGTAACGTTCGTTAAAATATTTCAGCATAGCCATGCCAATGTGTATTTTTTCTAAGGACAGTATAATAGCTTTTTGTTCTGGATGATTCTGTTGATATATGTATTAGACTGGTATGTTGTCACTACATCAGGatagaaggggatggggaatagggCAGTCCTGTTGCCTGATTAATTTTGTATCTAATAATTAAAGCTCTTCTATTTATCTATATCTATAAAGTTATATCAGGTTCCCAGTGATAATCATTATTACTGGATTGCACGCTTTTGATCACCGCACTCTGGGTTTCattctgtctgggtggcctccaacctgatggcatgaatattgatttttccttcctgtaaaccctaccccctctgctcctcactctgaccttttacctcttctcacctgcatatcaccacctcctccttcccctttctcctatgatccactcacctctcctatcagaaacCTTccactccagcccttgacctttcccaccaacctggcctcacctatcaccttctacatTACCCTCCTCCCCTTGCCCAACTTCTCACTgtcttcttcccacttcctttccagtcctgatgaagggtctcagcccacaaAGCCAAacagttattcatttccatagatgctgcctgatctgctgagttcctccagcattgtgtgtgtgtgttgctttcaacATATGGTTGTCCAATTACTGTGGCAAGATGATAAATATATTCTGTGCTGAAAACAGACTTGAATTTCTCAAATGAATAAGAAAATGTGTCATAGTGGGGTTGAAATACCAATAAAGTTCAACTAGGCCATATGGTTCTCTCAAGGCGATCCTTGATCATGATTGCTTTTgtcaaggaattaattgtgaatAGGAACATTAACCATGCATTGCATCACTCTCGCCCAGGTTTTGTACTGCCACCAAAGGTGCATTTCTATTCTGCACTTCAAAATCATGATTAAAACTGCAGAATGATGCAGCAAAAATGCATGCTGTGTTCTTCTTTATGTCTCTTCAATTTAATGATTATGCATACAGATGAATAGTTAACCAgagtgttgatttttttttgaagagaaaAATCACTGGACAAAGCATGGCAGCAATTCCAATTCTCACCCAAACAAAATGTACACCTGAGCGCTTGATATAATTTAATTCAACCCTTTTTCTGTGTATGCTGCGGTGTATGCACAAAGTGGAATTCATAACCAATCCACATTGGTTCAAATATCTTTTATTTGCTTTTATTTGCTCCTTTTAATATTGCATGCAGATAAACAAGAACATGGAAGAAACTGCTATTTCTTATCGTCACCCTCAGTAAAAGTAGAACAAGGTCCAAAGATCAGGATTTACCAAACATGCCTGTTATTTGATGAGATATCACAGGAGACTGGAAGTTCAATTATAAATATATATCACAGCTAGCAAAATAACAATGAATAGATCAGGAATATACAACAGCCCAGAGGTTAAAGCAAGGATTTTTATATCTAAaatacagttgctggaaatccagaagtcTCAGctgattaggcagcatctatgaaaagagaaaTAGAGTTTACATTTCTGCTCTAAGTCCTGTCACCGGCATTAAAGAAAAAATGAGAAAGTGGTTTAAATTGTGGAGGAGGTTGGGTGGGGGGAGTGGTTGGGAGGAATGAATAGGTCAAAGTGAACCAGTGATAAGGTGAGACCAGGGTTACCAGGAAGGTAAGATGTAGTGGTCCTCCAGATAGTGGGTTAATGGGCTCAGTGGGGAGTAGTAATataaatatagaaatatagaTTGTTGTGAAATAAAGAGTAATGTCTTGTGGAGTAGCACCTTCCGTCCAGGCATGATACAGCCAGACTGACTCGTTTTCAAAGTCTACAACTTCTGCTGATTTGCTTTCTCTGCCTGCATCAGGTTTGGTCTTTTCTCCTGTTAGTCACCCATCAGTGGTTCTAGCTCAGCTTTGCTCTTCATTAGTACAGTCTGCCCTGCTGGGCTGCTCTCATAGCCCTGCATCTCATAAcattttaatcagaatcagacttaatatcaccggcatatgccaTGGGATCcaccttgtggcagcagtacattacaatgcaTTGACCGCAAAGCTATGAGCTATTGTAAggagtatatataaaaaataaattaagcaATTAGTGTGAAATATTTATTATTGTGCTTTGTGCTTTCTAACTCTTCTGATTGACCCAATGGAGAGAAAAACACTACAATTTATTCCCATGGTAATCCTGTCTTCACCCTGTTGTAGATTTTTACTTCCTCCTCTACATGCCTTCTTCCACCTTTCCTGTAagttaaccatataacagttacagcacggaaacaggccatctcggccctcctagtctgtgccgaacgcttactctcacctagtcccaccgacccgcactcagcccataaccctccattcctttcctgtccatatacctatccaattttactttaaatgacaataccgaacctgcctctaccacttctactggaagcttgttccacacagctaccactctctgagtaaagaaattccccctcgtgttcccctaaacttttgccccctctcaactcatgtcctcttgtttgaatctcccctactctcagtggaaaaagcctatccacgtcaactctatctatccccctcataattttaaatacctctatcaagtctcccccaatcttctatgctccaaagaataaagacctaaccttaaaactaacttgtttttctctcattcccagtgttgatgaagGGTGCTTGActagaaatgttaactctgtttctctttacaCAGACACAGCCTGATCTGCTTGCCAACACTTACTGTTTTTATTATCTTTAAACCTCATTTGTAAAAGTTAACAGAACTTTTGTTCGTACTAGTTCTTGGATCATTCACCAAAGCTATTATGATGTACATAATACATTGATAAAAGACGTTCATTTTCTCATAATCTCTTCTGGTTTGTCTCAGTAGACCTGTTTTAACTGGACAAGAATTCATCATTTGCAAATATATTATTGTTTACAACATGAAAGTATGATCCAATGAGAAATTCTAATAAAGTTTCTCATTTCAGAGGCTGTTCTGTGTTACCTCTAAGATTAATTTGCCAAGCTGTTTTCCACACTAACTCTACAGAAAGGTGTTTGTTTCTTAAAATTGTGCTACAGAATAAAAATCCATTGAAGAATTTAAGCAACACAGTCACATATATGTACTGTTATTTCAAGTGAATGCATAAAGGGGCTGTTAACATTTTGAAATACTGATTAAATTGACACAAAAGTCAGGAATACATAGCAATATTTTCTTAAAGAAAAGTTGGCAAATGTGATTCTTAAATTCTGTAACATATCTGAAATATCGTTCAAACAAAATGCTATGAGTAGGTGAATTAGGATCGCTTGACACCTGAAGATGTGCTCTCTTGGCAGAAGTCCCCTATTGTGTGGATCAAAATAAGTATCATCAGCTGGAAAGTTCTTCCTCTTTGCATAAGTTGTTGTTCTGAAAGACCATTGTTGAGGCGGTCTTCTCAGGCATGGTGGGAGTGGTACTATATTCTGACCTGTATCTCTCATTTGTTGAACAAACACTTGTAACCTGGGTTTTGTTCTGTCCATCAGACTCCAGGCTGGTCTCCAGAGTTGGCTCCTGCTTCTTGTACCCAGACAAAATATTGAATATTATACAGCGCACCTCTTTGCTCCTTGACACATAAACTATTGGATTCATGGTTGAATGTAGCAAGCACAGCATGCTGCAAAACGCAAACGCCATTTTGATATTTTCGCTTACATTGGTAAATATATCATATGTCATTAGAGCCAAGACTGGACACCAAAAAGTAACCAAAATAATTAATATTAGGCCTAGTGTTTTGGCAAGTTTAATGTCCATACGTTTGTGTCCTAAATTTGCTTGATGTTTCCTTCTTTGTTTCTCCATGTAGGCTGTATGAATATGGGCCTTCAATAGAATATGTATATAGGCAAGAATTATTATAAATAACAGACAGGTTATAAGCATTATCCAGCAAATTAAATAGGTTTCATCAATTAAAGGAAATAGCTGGGAACACGTAGAATGTAATTGACAGCAATTCCAACCCATCAAAGGAAGTAAGCCTATAAAAATAACAAatagccacaaaaccaaaatACAATTCATTGCTTTCTTCTTTGTCATAATTGTCTTGTATTCAGTAGGCTTGTGAATGCATATGTACCTGTCAATAGCAGTCAACAGCAAACTGCCCACTGAAGCTGAGAATGATATAATGACACATCCAAGTTTAAACAGAAATACATTCTTCTTGTCCTTGTTCTCGATAACATGGAAGCAAATAAAACTATAAACAAATACGGCACTTGCCATGAGATCAGCAGAGGCAAGGCTAGTAATAAATAATTGAGATGGTCGTTTTCGGAGTTGTGGGGTCAAGAGTATTACACATAAAATTAAAATGTTTTCCAAAACAGTAAAAGGCCCCACTATTGAACACAATGCGGTAACTATTTTCTTTTGGCTTTCTGTAAAGACCATGAACTGTTCAATAGGCAAGGTATCTTGGCTACAAACTGAGTTGGAAGGTCCTTGATTTTCAAGTGACTTGAAGTTGGATGTTGGAGTTGAATTATTTCCATTCATTTTCACAGGCAAGATATCTAAGTTTTATCCTTCAGAATTCCCCAGTGCTTCTAAAGAAGGTTTATGATTGAGGACCTTTGAAGATAGATTTCAAAGAGGAATTTTCAATCTTCTTTAAGCACTCTGGCACCAGTTCCCTACTTTATACCTAAAAAAGAGAGAGCATAAATTAATCACTAAGGATGCTTTAATTTGACAATCTAATATATTGAGAAATTTGTAGGATACATATTAATGCAGTTAGATTATTTAAATTGTACTTTTGTTATCCAGAACTCAATGGAAAGCAACATCATTGCTGCCCCAGGAGGCTTGTAATATTTCTTGGGGATCAATAATGTTTCCGGTTTCTGGCCCTTAGTAAAACCTGAAGAATGCATCTCATGCAAAACTCTTTTTGCTTGTACTTTTTTCTCATCAGTTTTGCTGTTACTTTACGGTTTTATGTCTTTTGTAATATCAGGAATAGTACAGTGAGGCTTGTTACAAACATTGATGAGTTCACGAAATGGTAGAAAGACAATGTTAGGAAAGTCTTGTCAGGATAGATTCTATTAAGACAAGAGAGCTCATAAACAATTTTCAAACACAGCATCTGTGCTGTAGTGGTTGTTGTTCAGTTTATTTCCCTCTTGCTGCATTTAGTTCTCAACCACTACTGTTTGTTCCCATCTCTCTGTTGTCTCCTGGAAAGACCAGACATTTCTATCAATGCAGTTGAAGCATAATTAGATAAAATGTTGCTTCGGTGCATTGCCTGGGTTACTTTCAGCTAAAACCACCAAATGAATTGCCCTTTCCAAGGCTCTGTAATAATatgacttcactcaatttcagagCAGATTTTATTTGAtacttttgtattatttatttcctCTTTAGGTGGCGCTAGACAACACAACATAACCATCCACCATCAATCCATTAGTCAAATACATCATTAATTTCAGATGCATTAGTACTGATCAGATATATTAATGCAATGAAAAAAATTGCATTGTCCAGACAAACTAGGGTTGCTTATGGTTTACAAATTGAAATAGTATTTGTTTAAGTCACCCTACACTCAGGGATTTGAATGAAAC is from Hypanus sabinus isolate sHypSab1 chromosome 30, sHypSab1.hap1, whole genome shotgun sequence and encodes:
- the cnr2 gene encoding cannabinoid receptor 2, giving the protein MNGNNSTPTSNFKSLENQGPSNSVCSQDTLPIEQFMVFTESQKKIVTALCSIVGPFTVLENILILCVILLTPQLRKRPSQLFITSLASADLMASAVFVYSFICFHVIENKDKKNVFLFKLGCVIISFSASVGSLLLTAIDRYICIHKPTEYKTIMTKKKAMNCILVLWLFVIFIGLLPLMGWNCCQLHSTCSQLFPLIDETYLICWIMLITCLLFIIILAYIHILLKAHIHTAYMEKQRRKHQANLGHKRMDIKLAKTLGLILIILVTFWCPVLALMTYDIFTNVSENIKMAFAFCSMLCLLHSTMNPIVYVSRSKEVRCIIFNILSGYKKQEPTLETSLESDGQNKTQVTSVCSTNERYRSEYSTTPTMPEKTASTMVFQNNNLCKEEELSS